The sequence below is a genomic window from Brevibacillus agri.
GATGAGCCAGAGCGATCCCGCCTGCCCCGATGATCCCGATTTTGTGTGTGCGCATATTCGCTACATCTCCCTCCTACACCCACCAAAGATTTTTGATCGGCTCGCGCAAAATGACTTGCTGCAAATTTTGCACGGCGCGCTCGAAGCCTTCCTCAATCGACATGATCGCGTCTTCGTGCTCGATGCTGATGACGTAATCGTAGCCGTTCATGCGCAGGGCGCTCATCATGTCCGCCCACGTCTGCTGCGAGTGTCCGTAGCCGACCGTGCGGAAATACCACGCCCGTTCATTGAGATTCGCGTACGAGTTCATGTCGGTCAGCCCGTACATGTTCACCTTGTCCTGATCGATATACGTATCTTTGGCATGGAAGTGGTAGATCGCTTGTTCTTTTCCCAATATTTTGATCGCCGCTACCGGATCAATGCCTTGCCACCACATATGGCTCGGGTCGAAGTTGGCCCCGATCGCGTCTCCGACTTGCTCGCGCAGCTTGAGCAGCGTACCCGGTGTATGGACGAGAAAGCCTCCGTGCAACTCCAGGGCGACTTTGACCTGATGCGACTTGGCGTAGCCGCCCCACTCTCTCCAGTACGGAATCAGCTTCTCGTTCCACTGCCAGTTCAGCACGTCGCGGTATTCATTCGGCCAGGGAGCGACAGGCCAGTTCGGGTACTTCGCGCCTTCGTGATCTCCCGCCGTGCCGGAAAAGCAATTGACGACAGGAACTTCCAGCAACTCAGCCAACTGAACCGTTTTGACGAACGTCTCGTGCGACTGCTGGGCAAAGCTTTTGTCCGGCGAAAGCGGATTGCCGTGGCAACTGAGCGCGCTGATGACCAGTCCCCGCTCCTCGACGGCTTTGCGGTACGCCTGACGCTTTTGCTCGCTTTCCAGCAGCTCATCGAGCGGGCAGTGCGCGTTGCCGGGATAACCACCCGTCCCGATTTCCACTGCCTCCAGTCCCGCCTCCTTCACATGGTCGAGCATTTCCTCAAACGACTTGTCGCTAAACAAAACGGTAAACACACCGAGCTTCAAATGCTTCCCCTCCTTTTTTCTCGCGGAGCTTGCAGGTTCATCTATGGGCAGTTCGTGATGCTCCCTCAAATACAGCGCTTACACTTTGCCGGATGACGAGATGGTGCGGCACGGTGCTCATCCGCTCCACCGGCTCGTTGCGGATTTGCTTGAGCAGTTGCTCTGCCGCTGCCTTGCCGTACATGAACGGGTCGTTGTGTACGGTCGTCAGCATGGGGCGGGTCAAGGAGGCCAGCTCCAGGTTGTCAAACCCCATGACCGAGATGTCTTCCGGAACGCGAATCCCGTGGTCGTGCAAATAGTTGAGCACGCCTACGGCCATCAGGTCTGTGGCGACAAACACGGCGGTCGGACGCACAGCTT
It includes:
- a CDS encoding sugar phosphate isomerase/epimerase family protein, yielding MKLGVFTVLFSDKSFEEMLDHVKEAGLEAVEIGTGGYPGNAHCPLDELLESEQKRQAYRKAVEERGLVISALSCHGNPLSPDKSFAQQSHETFVKTVQLAELLEVPVVNCFSGTAGDHEGAKYPNWPVAPWPNEYRDVLNWQWNEKLIPYWREWGGYAKSHQVKVALELHGGFLVHTPGTLLKLREQVGDAIGANFDPSHMWWQGIDPVAAIKILGKEQAIYHFHAKDTYIDQDKVNMYGLTDMNSYANLNERAWYFRTVGYGHSQQTWADMMSALRMNGYDYVISIEHEDAIMSIEEGFERAVQNLQQVILREPIKNLWWV